Proteins from one Chitinophaga oryzae genomic window:
- a CDS encoding sterol desaturase family protein, with protein sequence MGTVLPQLLGKMQSVFGYIVLGLVALEWVILVISKKMESNREGWVNVISYVLDSFPYFFLGKFVVFGTMMWMYEYRFFTLGYAWYVWILAYLVYDFMFWSVHYLGHKVRFFWCIHGVHHTAEEMKLTVAVRGSFLGILHIPLTVIALPILGFDPFMIFICEAIARLYGLYEHVNDHFDEIAGKQRWLEFLFITPSVHRVHHAKNHIYLDRNYGETFSIWDRIFGTFQTEMDQVKPVYGILNDRINGKSLLQVQLQLWRDLWTDVKQAPGLKNKLKYVVMPPGWNHIDGGKMAAGYRAEGWKVLREEKKKKSVAHLNPSA encoded by the coding sequence ATGGGAACTGTTCTTCCGCAACTGCTTGGTAAAATGCAGAGCGTTTTCGGATATATTGTGTTGGGACTGGTAGCACTCGAATGGGTAATACTGGTCATCTCCAAAAAAATGGAAAGCAACCGCGAAGGATGGGTGAACGTGATCTCTTATGTACTGGACAGTTTTCCCTATTTCTTCCTCGGTAAGTTCGTGGTTTTCGGCACCATGATGTGGATGTACGAATACCGCTTTTTCACCCTCGGCTATGCCTGGTATGTATGGATACTCGCGTACCTGGTGTATGATTTTATGTTCTGGTCGGTGCATTATCTGGGGCACAAAGTGCGCTTTTTCTGGTGTATCCACGGGGTACACCATACCGCCGAAGAGATGAAACTCACCGTGGCGGTCCGCGGTTCCTTCCTCGGGATACTGCATATACCCCTCACCGTCATCGCGCTGCCCATCCTGGGATTCGATCCTTTCATGATCTTTATCTGTGAAGCCATCGCCAGGTTATACGGCCTCTACGAACACGTCAACGATCATTTTGATGAGATCGCAGGCAAACAGCGCTGGCTGGAGTTCCTGTTCATCACACCTTCGGTACACCGGGTGCATCATGCTAAAAACCATATCTATCTCGACAGGAACTACGGGGAGACTTTCTCCATATGGGACAGGATCTTCGGCACCTTCCAAACGGAAATGGACCAGGTGAAGCCCGTGTACGGTATCCTGAACGACAGGATCAACGGCAAAAGCCTGTTGCAGGTACAGCTGCAGTTGTGGCGCGACCTGTGGACAGACGTAAAGCAGGCGCCGGGACTGAAAAACAAACTGAAATACGTCGTCATGCCTCCCGGCTGGAACCATATCGACGGCGGAAAAATGGCCGCCGGCTATCGTGCGGAAGGATGGAAAGTCCTCCGCGAAGAAAAGAAGAAAAAATCAGTGGCCCACTTAAACCCTTCAGCATGA
- a CDS encoding TauD/TfdA family dioxygenase, translating into MKNITVTTPGIMTDVWAETAVTPPSEPLIVDITARESTAMYYIGKQLIREYGSYENPAFIATLHLNAYQLLPERIARILSQFGTDYSATQYGALVFRGLIQVDQEELGRTPSNWKEADYEKLKAYGFISSLMHGAVPSKPVQYYAQRKGGGLMHAIIPDEKMTHTQTGSGSRTDLFVHTEDAFLFHQADFLSFLFIRNEERVPSTLYSIRSHGATDDIMRPLFRPLYKCPKDANYAPDAAAGEEVSTSVLYGNETYPFIRFDAAEQLYNPDAGQSAEAMHYLEEFWKVAKTHIYNDFVPEAGDLIFVNNHLCAHGRNAFMAGYREEKGMLVPCERRMMLRMMSKTSLINIRAVTKTNDPYFIMEEHYGSIFR; encoded by the coding sequence ATGAAAAACATAACAGTGACAACACCCGGCATCATGACGGACGTATGGGCTGAAACGGCCGTTACACCGCCATCCGAACCGCTCATCGTAGATATTACCGCCCGGGAATCTACCGCGATGTACTACATCGGCAAGCAACTCATCAGAGAATATGGCAGCTATGAAAACCCGGCGTTTATCGCTACGCTGCACCTGAACGCTTATCAGCTGTTGCCCGAACGTATTGCCCGCATCCTCAGCCAGTTTGGTACCGACTATTCCGCTACCCAGTATGGCGCCCTCGTTTTCCGGGGGTTGATACAGGTGGACCAGGAGGAGCTGGGCCGCACGCCCTCCAACTGGAAGGAGGCAGACTACGAAAAGCTGAAAGCCTATGGCTTTATCAGTAGCCTGATGCACGGCGCGGTGCCCAGCAAGCCCGTGCAGTACTATGCACAGCGCAAAGGCGGAGGACTGATGCATGCTATCATCCCGGACGAAAAAATGACCCATACGCAGACCGGCAGCGGTTCCCGTACCGATCTGTTTGTTCATACGGAAGACGCCTTCCTGTTCCACCAGGCCGACTTTTTAAGTTTCCTGTTTATCCGGAATGAAGAAAGAGTGCCTTCCACGTTATACTCTATCCGGTCGCACGGCGCTACCGACGACATCATGCGGCCTTTGTTCCGCCCCCTTTACAAATGCCCGAAAGATGCCAACTACGCCCCGGATGCCGCCGCGGGAGAGGAGGTAAGTACCTCCGTGCTGTATGGCAACGAGACCTATCCTTTCATCCGTTTTGATGCGGCTGAGCAGCTGTATAACCCGGACGCCGGCCAGAGTGCCGAAGCCATGCATTACCTCGAAGAGTTCTGGAAAGTGGCCAAAACGCATATCTACAACGATTTCGTGCCGGAGGCGGGAGATCTCATCTTCGTGAACAACCACCTCTGCGCCCACGGCAGAAATGCTTTCATGGCCGGTTACCGGGAAGAGAAAGGAATGCTGGTGCCCTGCGAAAGAAGGATGATGCTGAGGATGATGAGCAAGACGAGCCTGATCAACATCCGCGCCGTCACAAAAACCAACGACCCGTATTTTATCATGGAAGAGCACTATGGCAGCATCTTCCGTTAA
- a CDS encoding pyridoxal phosphate-dependent decarboxylase family protein: MHTDQVTVAPVQPQNKNNKLLRDIFYEETAAEYHQAVEKARMAVEDFLLNTRQPFTGVRPSAMREAVYGVDLGRPLAGYDELLAEVNELYVRHATAFHLPQYIAHLNCPVVIPALAAEVIISAINSSQDTYDQSAGGTFIERRLIDWTAHEIGYTKADGVFTGGGSQSNLMGLLLARDHFAMQLLGHNIKLDGLPPQANRFRIFVSDKAHFSNDKNASLLGLGEQAIVRVKTDSRFRMDAAALKEALDRQLSLGNIPIAVVATAGTTDFGNIDPLQSIAALAAEYQVWMHVDAAYGCGLLLSAKYRHLLNGIEQADSVTIDYHKSFFQPISSSAFLVKDKATLQLVRHHADYLNPAEQDYEELPAQINKSITQSTRRFDALKLWCTLRLMGKQKLGIYTDMMIDTAAGTAALLQQDPEFELLSSSDLGVLVFRFRPVAIDTDLSALNLRIKQSLFFDGTYILASTKVDGNFYLKFTILNPVTTLSHIREILAAVKAKGYSLL, translated from the coding sequence ATGCATACAGACCAGGTGACGGTTGCCCCCGTGCAGCCGCAAAATAAAAACAACAAATTGCTCCGCGATATATTTTATGAAGAGACAGCCGCAGAATATCACCAGGCGGTGGAGAAGGCGCGTATGGCCGTAGAAGATTTCCTGCTGAACACCCGGCAGCCTTTCACCGGCGTCCGGCCATCGGCCATGCGGGAAGCGGTATACGGCGTAGACCTGGGCAGGCCGCTCGCCGGCTACGACGAGCTGCTGGCAGAGGTGAACGAGCTGTATGTCCGTCACGCTACGGCTTTTCACCTGCCGCAATACATCGCCCATCTGAACTGCCCCGTAGTGATACCGGCGCTGGCGGCAGAAGTGATCATCAGCGCCATCAATTCCTCGCAGGATACGTACGACCAGAGCGCCGGCGGCACTTTCATTGAAAGAAGGCTGATAGACTGGACGGCCCACGAGATCGGTTATACGAAAGCTGACGGTGTATTTACCGGCGGCGGCTCCCAGTCCAACCTGATGGGGCTGCTGCTGGCAAGGGACCATTTTGCCATGCAGCTGCTGGGGCATAATATCAAACTCGACGGCCTGCCCCCGCAGGCAAACCGGTTCAGGATATTTGTTTCTGATAAAGCGCATTTCAGCAACGATAAAAACGCGTCGTTGCTGGGGCTGGGGGAGCAGGCGATCGTAAGGGTGAAGACCGACAGCCGTTTCCGGATGGATGCCGCAGCGCTGAAAGAGGCGCTGGACAGGCAGCTCAGCCTGGGCAACATCCCTATCGCCGTAGTAGCTACCGCCGGTACGACCGACTTCGGCAACATAGACCCGCTGCAGTCCATCGCAGCGCTGGCCGCCGAATACCAGGTATGGATGCACGTAGATGCCGCCTATGGCTGCGGGCTGCTGTTGTCCGCCAAATACCGCCATCTGCTGAACGGAATAGAGCAGGCTGACTCCGTGACGATCGACTATCACAAGTCATTTTTCCAGCCGATCAGCAGCAGTGCTTTCCTTGTGAAGGACAAAGCAACGCTGCAGCTGGTGCGGCATCATGCGGACTATCTGAACCCTGCGGAGCAGGATTACGAAGAGTTGCCGGCGCAGATCAATAAGTCGATAACCCAAAGCACCCGCCGGTTCGATGCCTTAAAGCTGTGGTGCACGCTGCGGTTGATGGGAAAACAGAAGCTGGGAATTTATACCGATATGATGATCGATACCGCCGCCGGCACCGCTGCTTTGCTGCAGCAGGACCCGGAGTTTGAGTTGCTGAGCAGTTCGGACCTTGGGGTGCTGGTGTTCCGTTTCCGGCCGGTGGCCATCGATACGGACCTGTCGGCGCTGAACCTGCGCATCAAACAGTCATTGTTCTTTGACGGGACCTACATCCTGGCCAGCACCAAGGTAGACGGGAACTTTTATCTGAAGTTCACCATACTGAACCCCGTGACTACGTTGTCGCATATACGTGAGATCCTGGCTGCGGTGAAAGCGAAGGGATATAGTTTGCTCTGA